Proteins from a genomic interval of Polaribacter sejongensis:
- a CDS encoding NADH:ubiquinone reductase (Na(+)-transporting) subunit B, whose product MGLKQNLHNLKEKYKGTKMAPAFNAIHTFLYLPNDVTHGGTHIKAADDLKRTMNTVIMALVPCLLFGMFNAGYQHYAAIDGSLRADVLANFFTLDNLWIGILKVLPLVIVSYGVGLGVEFIFAIIKGHEVEEGYLVTGMLVPLIVPVDTPLWMLAVAVVFGVVIGKEVFGGTGMNILNPALTIRAFLFFAYPTWMSGDKVWVHDAVNRAGTADAISGETILGSYAQNSEVIYSNFDKFMGFIPGSVGETSTLLILLGAAFLIFTKIGSWRIIVSTFIGAAVMGLIFNQIVAADIITESSSFYGLMNTVWWEHLMIGGLAFGAVFMATDPVTASQTNKGKWIYGFLIGFMSIMIRVFNPAYPEGVFLAILLMNVFAPTIDHYVVQGNVKKRLKRAKVKTA is encoded by the coding sequence ATGGGCTTAAAACAAAATTTACATAATTTAAAAGAGAAATATAAAGGAACCAAAATGGCACCTGCATTTAATGCAATCCATACCTTTTTATATTTACCAAATGATGTTACTCACGGAGGAACTCATATAAAAGCAGCAGACGATTTAAAGCGTACCATGAATACGGTAATTATGGCTTTAGTTCCTTGTTTGCTTTTTGGAATGTTTAATGCAGGTTATCAACACTATGCAGCAATAGATGGTTCTTTAAGAGCAGATGTATTAGCTAACTTTTTTACGTTAGATAATCTTTGGATTGGAATCTTAAAAGTATTACCACTAGTAATTGTTTCTTACGGAGTTGGTCTTGGAGTAGAATTTATTTTTGCGATCATTAAAGGTCATGAAGTAGAAGAAGGATACTTAGTAACAGGTATGTTAGTACCATTAATTGTACCAGTTGATACACCGTTATGGATGTTAGCTGTTGCCGTTGTTTTTGGTGTAGTAATAGGTAAAGAAGTTTTTGGTGGTACAGGAATGAACATCTTAAACCCTGCTTTAACCATTAGAGCTTTCTTGTTTTTCGCATATCCAACATGGATGTCTGGAGATAAAGTTTGGGTACACGATGCTGTAAATAGAGCAGGAACTGCAGATGCAATTTCTGGTGAAACTATTTTAGGTAGTTACGCTCAAAACAGTGAAGTAATTTATTCTAATTTTGATAAGTTCATGGGATTCATTCCTGGTTCTGTTGGAGAAACATCTACATTATTAATCCTTTTAGGAGCTGCTTTCTTAATCTTTACTAAGATTGGAAGTTGGAGAATAATTGTTTCTACATTTATAGGAGCAGCCGTTATGGGATTAATTTTTAATCAAATTGTAGCCGCAGATATTATTACAGAATCTAGTTCTTTTTATGGATTAATGAATACGGTTTGGTGGGAACACTTAATGATTGGAGGTTTAGCATTTGGAGCTGTTTTTATGGCTACAGATCCTGTAACAGCATCACAAACAAATAAAGGGAAATGGATTTATGGTTTCTTAATTGGTTTTATGTCAATTATGATTCGTGTATTTAATCCAGCGTACCCAGAAGGAGTATTTTTAGCAATCTTATTAATGAATGTTTTTGCTCCAACAATAGACCACTATGTGGTACAAGGAAATGTAAAGAAAAGATTAAAACGTGCTAAAGTTAAAACTGCCTAA
- a CDS encoding Na(+)-translocating NADH-quinone reductase subunit C, with the protein MSKRTDSNSYTMIFAVAMVLVVGTMLAFTASSLRPTITANQRIEKQQNILYAMGVNDNDETSANFVSTDIAQEEFEKYIKKQLVIQGDKVTEDDKAFLIDIKKEQTSAKEGNERRLPLFIGEKDGVTFYIAPIRGKGLWDAIWAYISIDKDMVIQGAYFDHKGETAGLGANIKQRFFMDDFIGEHLLSSNGNFKGVDVAKGNNDPMNVDKTDNEVDAIAGATITGNGVSAMIKDELKLYIPYFKTLKK; encoded by the coding sequence ATGAGTAAGAGAACAGATAGTAATTCATATACAATGATTTTTGCCGTAGCAATGGTATTAGTTGTTGGTACTATGTTGGCTTTTACGGCTTCGTCTTTAAGACCAACCATAACAGCGAATCAACGTATAGAAAAACAGCAAAATATCTTGTACGCTATGGGCGTAAATGATAATGACGAAACAAGTGCAAACTTTGTTTCTACAGATATTGCTCAAGAGGAATTTGAAAAATACATTAAAAAACAATTAGTTATTCAAGGTGATAAAGTTACTGAGGATGATAAAGCGTTTTTAATTGATATTAAAAAAGAACAAACAAGCGCAAAAGAAGGAAACGAGCGTCGCTTACCATTGTTTATTGGTGAGAAAGATGGTGTTACTTTTTATATTGCACCAATTAGAGGTAAAGGACTTTGGGATGCAATTTGGGCTTATATCTCTATAGATAAGGACATGGTTATACAAGGTGCTTACTTTGATCATAAAGGAGAAACTGCTGGTTTAGGTGCAAACATAAAACAACGTTTTTTTATGGATGATTTTATTGGAGAACACTTATTATCTAGCAATGGAAACTTTAAAGGAGTTGATGTAGCAAAAGGTAATAACGACCCAATGAACGTAGACAAAACGGATAATGAGGTAGATGCCATCGCTGGAGCAACAATTACAGGTAACGGAGTGTCTGCAATGATTAAAGATGAGTTAAAGCTTTACATTCCTTATTTTAAAACTTTAAAAAAATAA
- a CDS encoding NADH:ubiquinone reductase (Na(+)-transporting) subunit D, which produces MGLLSKKDAALITDPLLDDNPITIQVLGICSALAITAELKASLIMAFSVMAVLAVGNVVISLMRNIIPSKIRIIVQLVVVAALVIVVDLVLKAFAYELSKTLSVFVGLIITNCIIMGRFEAFALANGPWKSFLDGIGNAAGYGLILVIVGFFRELLGSGTLLGFKVLGDPITKTGLYAFGYENNGFMIMPPMALIVVGIIIWIQRSKNTSLIEEN; this is translated from the coding sequence ATGGGACTTTTATCAAAAAAAGACGCAGCATTAATTACAGACCCTTTATTAGATGACAACCCTATTACTATACAAGTATTAGGTATTTGTTCTGCTTTAGCTATTACAGCAGAATTAAAAGCATCTTTAATTATGGCGTTTTCAGTTATGGCAGTATTGGCTGTAGGAAACGTGGTTATTTCATTAATGCGTAACATTATACCATCTAAAATTAGAATTATTGTACAACTAGTTGTAGTTGCTGCTTTAGTAATTGTGGTAGATTTAGTTTTAAAAGCTTTTGCTTACGAACTGAGTAAAACACTTTCTGTTTTTGTTGGGTTAATTATTACAAACTGTATTATTATGGGACGTTTTGAAGCTTTTGCTTTAGCAAACGGACCTTGGAAATCTTTCTTAGATGGAATTGGTAATGCTGCAGGTTATGGTTTAATTTTAGTTATTGTAGGTTTCTTTAGAGAATTATTAGGTTCTGGTACTTTGTTAGGATTTAAAGTTTTAGGAGACCCTATTACTAAAACAGGTTTGTATGCATTTGGTTACGAAAATAATGGATTTATGATTATGCCTCCAATGGCATTAATTGTAGTTGGTATTATTATTTGGATACAGCGTAGTAAAAACACATCATTAATAGAAGAAAATTAA
- the nqrE gene encoding NADH:ubiquinone reductase (Na(+)-transporting) subunit E produces the protein MEHIELFFKSIFIDNMVFSVFLGMCSYLAVSKKVTTAVGLGAAVIFVLAVTVPLNWLLDQYILQPGALKWLGAEYAEYDLSFLSFIMFIATIATMVQLVEIIVEKFSPSLYNSLGIFLPLIAVNCAILGGSLFMQSREIPTLGLALTYGVGSGIGWFLAIVAIAAIREKIRYSNVPPALRGLGITFIITGLMAIGFMSFGGMLTGGGDEEEEKPATEASIKKEEVKPATKEIVAENTNTNQE, from the coding sequence ATGGAACATATAGAATTATTTTTCAAATCGATATTTATAGATAACATGGTATTTTCAGTATTCTTAGGAATGTGTTCTTACCTTGCCGTATCTAAAAAAGTAACTACTGCCGTTGGTTTAGGAGCTGCTGTAATTTTTGTATTAGCAGTTACTGTACCATTAAACTGGTTATTAGATCAATATATTTTACAACCAGGCGCATTAAAATGGTTGGGTGCAGAGTATGCAGAATACGACTTAAGTTTCTTATCATTTATCATGTTTATTGCAACGATTGCAACCATGGTACAATTGGTAGAGATTATTGTTGAAAAATTCTCACCTTCATTATACAACTCACTAGGTATTTTCTTACCATTAATTGCTGTAAACTGTGCTATTTTAGGTGGAAGTTTATTTATGCAATCTCGTGAAATTCCTACTTTAGGTTTAGCATTAACTTACGGAGTTGGTTCTGGAATTGGATGGTTTTTAGCTATTGTAGCAATTGCTGCAATTCGTGAAAAAATTAGATACTCTAACGTTCCACCTGCATTAAGAGGTTTAGGAATTACGTTTATCATTACAGGATTAATGGCTATTGGATTTATGAGCTTTGGAGGAATGTTAACTGGTGGTGGTGATGAAGAAGAAGAAAAACCAGCTACGGAAGCTAGTATTAAGAAAGAAGAAGTAAAACCAGCAACGAAAGAAATTGTAGCTGAAAACACAAATACAAACCAAGAGTAG
- the nqrF gene encoding NADH:ubiquinone reductase (Na(+)-transporting) subunit F, whose translation MILAAGTTGTIIATVAAFLVLTLVLVALLLFVKQKLSPSGPVTITINGERKIEVGSGSSLLSTLGNEKIFLPSACGGGGTCIQCECHVNSGGGEALPTEIPNFTRKELKEGIRLACQVKVKQDMDISIPEEIFGIKKFDAVVVRNYNVATFIKEFVVEIPEDMGYKAGGYIQIEIPACEVKYSDMDITAHPEEHDTPDKFEGEWDKFNLRPLVMKNTETVERAYSMASYPAEGREIMLNVRIATPPFDRVKGGWMDVNPGIASSYIFNLKKGDKCVISGPYGEFFINESEAEMLYVGGGAGMAPMRSHLYHLFRTLKTGRKVTYWYGGRSKAELFYIEHFRALEKDFPNFKFYIALSDPTEADNWTKKTDIHDEAGDGFVGFIHNCVIDNYLSKHDSPEDLELYFCGPPLMNNAVQKMGEDFGLADENIRFDDFGG comes from the coding sequence ATGATATTAGCAGCAGGTACAACAGGAACCATAATTGCAACAGTAGCAGCTTTTTTAGTATTAACACTGGTATTGGTCGCGTTATTATTATTTGTAAAACAAAAACTATCGCCATCTGGTCCAGTAACAATTACTATTAATGGTGAGCGTAAAATAGAAGTTGGTTCAGGAAGTTCTCTTCTATCAACTTTAGGAAACGAAAAGATATTTTTACCATCTGCATGTGGAGGTGGTGGAACTTGTATTCAATGTGAGTGTCACGTAAATTCTGGTGGAGGTGAAGCTTTGCCAACAGAAATACCTAACTTTACTCGTAAAGAATTAAAAGAAGGAATTCGTTTAGCTTGTCAAGTAAAAGTAAAACAAGACATGGATATTTCTATTCCAGAAGAAATTTTTGGAATTAAGAAATTTGATGCAGTTGTTGTAAGAAATTACAATGTAGCTACATTTATTAAGGAATTTGTTGTTGAAATTCCAGAAGATATGGGGTATAAAGCAGGTGGATATATTCAAATTGAAATTCCAGCTTGTGAAGTAAAATATTCTGATATGGATATTACTGCACATCCAGAAGAGCACGATACACCAGACAAGTTTGAAGGTGAGTGGGATAAGTTTAACTTACGTCCATTAGTAATGAAAAATACAGAAACTGTAGAAAGAGCATATTCTATGGCTTCTTACCCAGCAGAGGGAAGAGAAATTATGTTAAATGTACGTATTGCAACACCCCCTTTTGATAGAGTAAAAGGTGGCTGGATGGATGTTAATCCAGGTATTGCATCTTCATATATTTTCAACCTTAAAAAAGGAGATAAATGTGTTATTTCTGGACCTTATGGAGAGTTCTTTATTAATGAATCTGAAGCAGAAATGTTATATGTAGGTGGTGGAGCAGGTATGGCACCAATGCGTTCTCACTTATATCATTTATTCAGAACCTTAAAAACGGGTAGAAAAGTAACATATTGGTACGGAGGTCGTTCTAAAGCAGAATTATTCTATATCGAACACTTTAGAGCATTGGAGAAAGATTTTCCAAACTTTAAATTCTATATTGCTTTATCTGACCCAACTGAGGCAGATAACTGGACAAAGAAAACAGATATTCATGATGAAGCTGGAGATGGTTTTGTTGGGTTTATTCACAATTGTGTAATTGATAATTATTTATCTAAGCATGACTCACCAGAAGATTTAGAATTGTATTTCTGTGGACCACCATTAATGAACAATGCCGTTCAGAAAATGGGTGAAGATTTTGGTCTTGCAGACGAAAACATTCGTTTTGATGACTTTGGAGGATAG
- a CDS encoding OmpA family protein, which yields MKNLLKVLLMLFVFTNAFLSMGQQQPLDKNYLQLSPRVGYDFPTYNNNTPYIDYKGGLDLGISLDYYWTWFGIGADFDYIKNKPESTYPTIASTLPTTLSEAKITRMFYGIGPNAQIRSNSGKFKTEFNTRFGLASIKGGRTLLAGPTAANILNFHAGYNASSVFTFKGQVRFTYFLSENFGINAGAYYMRHFGVTELNEGGLSASYQPFTEDAGEFYIDQGNPKVRSEPCDCDISSVGLFAGVTIKFSKKEKSCPVCGENHTPYCCATCGCNVTVTAKDKFTGETLPNTDVVLTDLNGSIVQTATTNSYGVVVFTEVPEDNYVIRGKLYNVTLEEGSITKEDFKNCKKESAGIQKVIVYADENFILKGNVVECNSTNGIQGVDIILKDKLRAGQKNTLSDAEGDFIFHLKQASRYGLNGKKDGYFSNEVEVATNSYNRESTLFIDFEMCIDPCGVAIKLDNINFDLDKAIILPAAKPDLDYVVKLMQDNPSITVEMSSHTDSQGGDGYNLSLSQRRADATVNYIVGKGISRSRLVGRGAGESELKNTKCSNNVPCTDDEHRINRRTEFKVVCF from the coding sequence ATGAAAAATTTATTAAAAGTACTATTAATGCTATTTGTATTTACAAATGCATTTTTATCAATGGGCCAACAACAGCCTTTAGACAAAAATTATTTACAATTAAGTCCAAGAGTTGGATACGATTTTCCGACCTACAATAACAATACACCCTATATCGATTATAAAGGTGGTTTAGATTTAGGCATTTCCTTAGATTATTACTGGACATGGTTTGGTATAGGGGCGGATTTTGATTACATCAAAAATAAGCCAGAAAGTACGTATCCAACAATTGCAAGTACTTTACCAACAACCTTATCCGAAGCAAAAATTACACGCATGTTTTATGGAATTGGTCCCAATGCGCAAATAAGAAGTAATTCTGGTAAATTTAAAACTGAATTTAATACACGTTTTGGATTAGCATCTATAAAAGGTGGTAGAACACTTTTAGCAGGTCCAACAGCAGCAAACATATTAAATTTTCATGCTGGTTATAACGCATCAAGTGTATTTACATTTAAAGGTCAGGTTCGTTTTACTTATTTCTTATCCGAAAATTTTGGAATTAATGCAGGAGCCTATTATATGCGACACTTCGGTGTTACAGAGTTAAATGAAGGAGGGCTTTCTGCAAGTTACCAACCCTTTACCGAGGATGCTGGCGAATTTTATATTGATCAAGGAAATCCGAAGGTAAGAAGTGAACCGTGCGATTGTGATATTTCATCAGTTGGTTTATTTGCAGGGGTTACCATCAAATTCAGTAAAAAGGAAAAATCTTGTCCAGTTTGTGGTGAAAATCACACACCTTATTGTTGTGCAACATGTGGTTGTAATGTAACCGTAACAGCTAAAGATAAATTTACTGGAGAAACGTTACCCAATACAGATGTTGTATTAACTGATTTAAACGGTAGCATTGTACAAACAGCCACTACAAATTCTTACGGTGTTGTGGTATTTACAGAAGTGCCAGAAGATAATTATGTAATTAGAGGAAAACTATACAATGTTACTTTAGAAGAAGGAAGCATTACAAAAGAAGATTTCAAAAACTGTAAAAAGGAAAGTGCAGGTATACAAAAAGTGATTGTATATGCTGATGAAAACTTCATCTTAAAAGGAAATGTGGTAGAATGTAATTCTACTAACGGAATACAAGGCGTAGATATTATCTTAAAAGATAAGCTTAGAGCAGGGCAAAAAAACACACTATCTGATGCAGAAGGAGATTTTATCTTTCATTTAAAACAAGCTTCAAGGTATGGTTTAAATGGTAAAAAAGATGGTTATTTCTCTAATGAAGTAGAAGTGGCTACCAATTCTTACAATAGAGAAAGCACTTTATTTATTGATTTTGAAATGTGTATAGATCCATGTGGAGTGGCCATTAAATTAGACAATATAAACTTCGATTTAGACAAAGCAATTATTTTACCAGCGGCAAAACCAGATTTAGATTATGTGGTGAAGTTAATGCAAGACAACCCAAGTATTACTGTAGAAATGTCTTCTCACACAGATAGCCAAGGAGGTGATGGTTATAATCTAAGTTTATCTCAAAGAAGAGCAGATGCAACAGTAAATTATATTGTTGGTAAAGGCATTTCAAGAAGTAGGTTAGTTGGCCGTGGAGCAGGAGAAAGTGAATTAAAGAATACCAAATGTTCTAATAACGTACCATGTACGGATGACGAACACAGAATAAACCGAAGAACTGAGTTTAAAGTAGTTTGCTTTTAA
- a CDS encoding sensor histidine kinase — MRDNFEATIQNQKRQHDLELKALRSQMNPHFVHNSLNAIQYYIQQNDVETSENYLAKFSKLMRQFFDYSRRKSVSLSEEISLLENYLQIEKLRFEEKIEYEIKVDPELDLEEEQIPSMLIQPLVENAINHGLFHKKGNGKVTVIFNFINANCFKVSVIDNGVGLKKSKELNTSIKSQNASHSSEVLTERIHFLNESGSWNVCHKMIDRSIEIGETGTEIVLEFNQNYYDKN, encoded by the coding sequence GTGCGTGATAATTTTGAAGCAACCATACAAAACCAAAAACGCCAACACGATTTAGAATTAAAGGCTTTGCGTAGCCAAATGAATCCACATTTTGTACATAATTCTTTAAATGCGATTCAATATTATATTCAACAGAATGATGTTGAAACATCAGAAAACTATTTAGCAAAATTCTCGAAATTAATGCGTCAGTTTTTTGATTATTCAAGAAGGAAAAGTGTTAGTTTAAGTGAAGAAATTAGCCTGCTAGAGAATTACCTTCAAATAGAGAAATTACGTTTCGAAGAAAAAATAGAGTATGAAATAAAAGTAGATCCAGAATTAGATCTTGAAGAAGAACAGATACCTTCTATGCTTATACAACCATTGGTGGAAAATGCTATTAACCATGGTTTATTTCACAAAAAAGGGAATGGAAAAGTAACTGTAATATTCAATTTTATAAATGCAAATTGCTTTAAAGTTAGTGTAATAGATAATGGTGTTGGTTTAAAAAAATCGAAAGAACTAAATACTTCTATAAAAAGTCAAAATGCTTCACATTCATCAGAAGTATTAACCGAGCGAATTCATTTTTTAAATGAAAGTGGTTCTTGGAATGTGTGCCATAAAATGATAGATCGTTCTATAGAAATTGGTGAAACAGGTACTGAAATTGTTTTAGAATTTAATCAAAATTATTATGACAAAAATTAA
- a CDS encoding LytR/AlgR family response regulator transcription factor, translated as MTKIKTILIDDERKALSILKNKIERYCPDLDIIAETQSPEKGLELIDKLQPQLVFIDIAMPVMNGFDVLANVKKPNFEIIFVTAFDQYAIDAINYSAIGYLLKPVDNETLIATVIKASKNIADKSALEKNKLLIENLGVQNFQKKKIVIPSADGLEFVKIDAIIHCEGVDGYTKIHFSNQKPILSSQSIGHFNKLLQQQDFYLVHKSHLINLEHIKKYLNEGYVLLSENHKVPVSRNRRQDFLNNLKG; from the coding sequence ATGACAAAAATTAAAACGATACTTATTGATGATGAGCGGAAAGCATTATCTATTTTAAAAAATAAAATTGAAAGATACTGTCCAGACTTAGATATTATTGCAGAAACTCAGAGTCCAGAAAAAGGTTTAGAACTTATAGATAAATTGCAACCTCAACTTGTATTTATAGACATAGCAATGCCTGTAATGAATGGGTTTGATGTTTTAGCAAATGTAAAGAAACCTAATTTTGAAATTATTTTTGTAACCGCTTTTGACCAATACGCAATAGATGCTATAAATTATAGTGCTATTGGTTACTTATTGAAGCCGGTGGATAATGAAACTTTAATAGCAACCGTAATAAAGGCTTCTAAAAATATTGCAGATAAATCTGCCTTAGAAAAAAACAAATTACTGATTGAGAATTTAGGTGTACAAAATTTTCAGAAGAAAAAAATAGTCATTCCATCTGCAGATGGATTAGAGTTTGTAAAAATAGATGCAATTATACATTGCGAAGGTGTAGATGGTTATACTAAGATTCATTTCAGTAATCAAAAGCCCATTTTAAGCTCACAAAGCATAGGTCATTTTAATAAATTATTACAGCAGCAGGATTTCTACTTAGTCCATAAATCTCATTTGATAAATCTAGAACATATAAAAAAATATTTGAATGAAGGTTATGTATTATTAAGTGAGAACCATAAAGTGCCTGTCTCTAGAAATAGACGACAAGATTTTTTAAATAATCTAAAAGGTTAG